Genomic DNA from Enoplosus armatus isolate fEnoArm2 chromosome 7, fEnoArm2.hap1, whole genome shotgun sequence:
CAGGTaagagaagacagaaacaggGGGTCAATTATATGGATGAACTTCTAGCTGGTTGTTAGGGTGAGTAAAGTCCACTAATAGGCCCTTAACACCCAAGATGTACATTACAAGAGTGCTATAGTCTAATCTGTATGTGAATTCATTTTTACCAGGGTCCACAGGACATAGATGGTGAAGAGGGCGATGGTGAGGGCTATGAGGCCCACGGCCTGCAGCCAGCTGCCCAGCTGAAGATGGTCCTGAGCGCCCCTCAGGCACAGCCAGCCTGAAATGGCTGCTAGGGGTGTGATGAACAGGAAGCACACCATGTCACAGAACAGCGTCCTCTTCTCATTGCGGGGGCCGGGGTCCCGCAGCCACTGTGGAGTAAGAAGTAGGAGACgggaaaacagagaagagggagaataTATACAAGTGAAggagaggtagagagacaggTGGAAGAGAGATCTTAAGTCAATCAAGAACAGCAAAGACACACTATGATAACAggcaagcaagcaagcagaaAGATGAGGTCAAAAAAAGCTACTTCTCcttcacacatttatatacGACAGTCatccacaaacagcagcacaatcaCGTAAAAACAAGGCAGGCAGAAAGATTGATGCAGACAAGGCAAAGGGCATTGACCTTTGTTACCTCTGTGAGAGGCCTCGGTCGGCGCTCAATGCTGAACTCTGTGTGGCAGAGCTCGCAGTAGCTGGTGTTGGAAGACGACAGCCACTTCTCCAAGCAGCTCTTGTGCACCGTGCCTAGGGTGCCTGTGCAGTCGCATGGAGACAGGAGACCTTCGCTGTTGCCTCCTTCGTGGCAAATGCGGCAGATGGGACCATCACTGagacaaaaatataatacattaaaaaaagaactaaaTCAACTCTGTAACTGCTTTTTAACCAAATGCAGTAAAACGCAGAAGGGGCTTGCTGCACATCAAAGACACTCAGATGCATTTAAGCATTTTGTGGAAGAGTGAGCAACGCATTCAGCGCATAGATCACTGTGTAGTGAAAAAAGTTATGATCATATTACTCACACAGTCttacacctttttaaaattgCAATAAATGTAGAAACTTCAAGAATggatgaaaaacacatgtagaTCAGAAGACCGAA
This window encodes:
- the marchf2 gene encoding E3 ubiquitin-protein ligase MARCHF2 is translated as MTTGGCCHLPGSLCDCASSTGLWKSVEEAGGDGCPALYVTQVTAIDGRLLSSVLKPMGTQSDGPICRICHEGGNSEGLLSPCDCTGTLGTVHKSCLEKWLSSSNTSYCELCHTEFSIERRPRPLTEWLRDPGPRNEKRTLFCDMVCFLFITPLAAISGWLCLRGAQDHLQLGSWLQAVGLIALTIALFTIYVLWTLVSFRYHCQLYSEWRRTNQKVRLLIPEAKESNSSQHSLLSTKLMKKSANESIV